The Halobacillus ihumii genomic sequence AAGATGCAGCGATTGTATTCCTGGATACGGATGTCCATTTTCAGGAGACATACGATCTTATTAATCAAATAAAAGAAAGATTTCCAGAATTGCAGATTACGATGAAAAAGCCAGATTTAACCTTGAAGGAACAGGCAAGTAAGCATGGCGATGAGTTGTGGAATCGAAATCCTGATCAATGTTGTTATATCAGAAAGATAAAGCCGCTTGAAGAAGCGTTAAACGGGGCGACGGCCTGGGTTTCCGGGTTAAGACGCGAGCAATCTGCCAGCAGAAGTGAGACCAATTTTGTGAATAGAGATGATCGATTCCGTTCGATCAAGGTATGTCCTCTTATTCACTGGACCTGGGAAGATGTGTGGGAGCATATCCGTGCAAATAATCTTCCATACAATGAGCTACATGATCAGGGATACGCAAGTATTGGCTGTATACCTTGTACGGCTCCCTCAGATGACCCTAACGATCGTTCCTCCAGATGGAAGGGATTCGAAAAGACGGAATGTGGTCT encodes the following:
- a CDS encoding phosphoadenylyl-sulfate reductase, with the protein product MNNNVLTYDSIFENPFPDQITADHKQEALQVLKWAYRSYDDIVYACSFGAEGIVLIDLISQVKKDAAIVFLDTDVHFQETYDLINQIKERFPELQITMKKPDLTLKEQASKHGDELWNRNPDQCCYIRKIKPLEEALNGATAWVSGLRREQSASRSETNFVNRDDRFRSIKVCPLIHWTWEDVWEHIRANNLPYNELHDQGYASIGCIPCTAPSDDPNDRSSRWKGFEKTECGLHTGPPKDSRS